From a single Solidesulfovibrio fructosivorans JJ] genomic region:
- a CDS encoding NADH:flavin oxidoreductase, with product MNVFDPIVINGMRIKNRFVRSATAEGLAAPDGTVTDRLEAALAALAVGGVGLIISGHAYVEKRGQAGMGQLGVHTSEMEAGVARLARAVHAHGGRFVVQLAHAGCRADPALSGEPVVGPSQPEDPDAPPCSAMSAEDLARFEAAFGAAAALCRDAGADGVQIHAAHGYGISQFLSPRTNRRSGAYGGALANRARLLLETIGAIRGRIGNDYPVLAKINCEDFIEGGMTAEEGRQVVSWLALAGADAVELSGGTLDSGKLSPVRPGKIAIPDGEAYYREQAAAIKTKGLGIPLILVGGIRSLETANGIVASGTADMVALSRPLIREPGLVARWESGDAAPSACVSDNACFVPLRRGEGVSCLTAAREARRRAS from the coding sequence ATGAACGTCTTCGATCCCATCGTGATCAACGGCATGCGGATCAAGAACCGCTTTGTGCGCTCGGCCACGGCCGAGGGCCTGGCCGCCCCCGACGGCACGGTCACGGACCGGCTCGAGGCGGCGCTGGCCGCCCTGGCCGTCGGCGGGGTGGGGCTGATCATTTCGGGCCATGCCTATGTGGAGAAACGGGGGCAGGCCGGCATGGGCCAGCTTGGCGTCCACACGTCGGAGATGGAGGCGGGGGTGGCCAGGCTCGCCAGGGCCGTGCACGCCCACGGCGGCCGGTTTGTGGTCCAGCTCGCCCATGCCGGGTGCCGGGCCGATCCGGCCCTGTCCGGCGAGCCGGTGGTCGGGCCTTCGCAGCCCGAGGACCCGGACGCGCCGCCGTGCTCGGCCATGAGCGCCGAGGACCTGGCCCGGTTCGAGGCCGCCTTCGGCGCGGCCGCCGCCCTGTGCCGCGACGCCGGGGCCGACGGCGTGCAGATTCACGCCGCCCACGGCTACGGCATAAGCCAGTTTCTTTCGCCGCGCACCAACCGCCGCTCGGGAGCCTACGGCGGCGCGCTGGCCAACCGGGCCAGGCTGCTGCTCGAGACCATAGGCGCCATCCGGGGCCGGATCGGCAACGATTACCCGGTGCTGGCCAAGATCAACTGCGAGGATTTCATCGAGGGCGGCATGACGGCCGAGGAAGGCCGGCAAGTCGTTTCCTGGCTCGCGCTGGCCGGCGCTGACGCGGTGGAGCTTTCCGGCGGCACGCTGGATTCGGGCAAACTGTCGCCCGTGCGGCCCGGAAAGATCGCCATTCCCGACGGCGAGGCCTATTACCGGGAACAGGCGGCCGCGATCAAAACAAAGGGGCTCGGCATACCGCTCATTTTGGTCGGCGGCATACGCAGCCTGGAAACCGCCAATGGGATTGTCGCCTCGGGCACGGCCGACATGGTCGCCCTGTCCCGGCCGCTGATTCGCGAACCGGGACTCGTCGCGCGCTGGGAATCCGGCGATGCCGCGCCCTCGGCCTGCGTCAGCGACAACGCCTGCTTCGTGCCCCTGCGCCGGGGCGAAGGCGTCTCCTGCCTGACGGCGGCCCGGGAAGCCCGACGCAGGGCGTCGTAA